The genomic stretch TATTCTCTCAGCCTCCTCCAACATCCCACACGAGCTAAGACACTTAACAACCGAAGTATAAGTCACAACACTAGGACAAATCCCCTTCTCCTTCATCGTCTCCAACCGATCCAAACACAAGTGAGGCCTATGAGCCCTACTACACACATGTAACACAATCGAGTGACTAGTCACATCAGGCTCAATCCCTCTCTtacgcatttcatcaaacaccttaTCTGCAGCTCGAACCACCCCCTCAAACCTTTCATCTGGGTGCAAACTCGATTTCCGACAAATACCATCCAACAATACATTGTAGGAAACCACATTAACCTCAATCCCACTCTcctccatctccctcagcaaTCTCTCCGCCATATCAACCCGCCTAATCTTACACCAACCCGACATCAAAACGGTATAACCCTTCACATCAAACTCAAAACCAGTCTTTCTCCACTTGTTAAACAACTCCATAGCAATCTTAACATACCCATATTTACACAAAGTATCCATAACATAAACACAATCACTAACACTTCCCTCACATTCAGTAAACCCCGGCATATCATCAAACGCCCGAATCGCTTGCCGGGTCAACCCGGCAGCAATCAGGCGTCGAATTAAAATCAAAAACGTAGAATTTCTAGGttttaggtttagggtttgattttccGGCATGGAAAAAATCAATTGCCACGCAACGTCGAACTGTCGGACTTTTCCGAGAATGTCGATTAGTATATCGAAGGAAGTGACGTCAATGGCGGAAGAAGAGTGAGGGGTAGAAAGGGAATAATTAAAAAAAGCAAGGGCAATTTTGGAAAGATGAGAAAGACGAAGGAGGGTTTGATGAAGAAGAATGGTGGAAGAGAGAGAAATACCATGAAGTTGAAGAGATGATTCCATGGCGTGAAAAGGGTTGTGGTGAGAAATTAGGATGTTTGCGATAATGTCGGCTTCTTGACATGGTTGTAAGGTTGGAAGGAAAggctttgtcgttgttgttggagatgacgatgatgaagatgaatggAGGGATGAagaggagagagaaagagagagtttGGGGAGAAAATGGAGGAGAGAGGGGAGAAGGTGTCTGGGAGTATGGAGTGCCGCCATTGTTGGAGTGAAGGTTGTGAGGTCAGGAGGAGCTATTGTTGCCTGATCAATAGTGTGTTCGACTGTTCGAGCGGACTACCCTCCGATCGACCGGATTGGACCGGACATCATCGATTCATAGGTGAGTAATTGGAAGGTCAGTTGGTATGTACGAGACTCTCATTAGGATCATTTTTGACAATATAAATGTTTTGTGTCCTAAAATTTCCTTGAACAACGAATTGTAAATGTTAGTTTGCATCATTATGGTAATAAAAGTTAGCTAAGTCGATAAAAAAAAAGTTTTATTGAAAATTGATGCAAAAATAAATTTTCCGCGTTAATAGAGTTGATATAAATCATCAACCCCTCTAGCTTTTTtattgttgcattttattattgcACACACCGCCATTCTTTATTCAATAGAAAACACAATTGTCGAAAATGTAGTCTAATTTCCCAAAAATAAACCCATGATAACTAAGACGTATCTTTATGATTTTCGCAAATTAGAGTAGCCTACGGTATCTATCAATATATTCCCGCATGTAACCATATGACAGTGTAAAAGTTAATTGGTGATACGCAAAATAACAGGTATCTCAATTGTATATGTAGCGTGTTTGGAGAATTCTTTAGATCTCTAAACAACAAAATTTGTTTCTGACTATCTACAATCAAGGTTGTTTTTCGCTTATAAACTTCacgcaaaatatataatatgacGCCTAATTTGGTAGTTATGCGAAAACTTCTTAAACAATTTTTTTCGTGTGGCCTCGTTGTTCTTGACGCTGCTACGTATAGCTAATCATGACTAAAACTGACTTTGGAAGATAAAGTCAAACATTATTAATTGACTGTCCTTGACTTTTTTTTTATCGTCAAGGAATAGTATGACCTCAATGGATATTGTCTCTGATTAAGCACGAGAGGGATTTTTGTATTCGAAGAAGTCATCAGTATCCTTGTGTGCATGTATGATGACATGAGTTATGaaagtttcatgcttatatgtatatgtatgtttatatcttaaaataactaaataaatatctaTATATTGCGTAATTTATGTGTTTAGATACATCATATATACTCCGCTTCACTATTCCCTCTTTTTCACATACTAGTTGGAACGCCGCGTGCTCCGCACGCGGCATCCAACTTTTCTGACTTGCTGCGGTAATTTTAGtatatttgcaattactgtgcGACGTAAACTAAGATAACGGTTAGTAATGTTGAATCTGAAATATACACACAAAGTTATTCTATTTATTTataaacatttatatatacaaaCAACACACATGGGATATATTATACATTTATTGGATCCCTATAATTATTTACATTATTATATTATTAGTTTTGAACCGGTGTGGAGAAGGTTGACATTCAGTCGTCGTCTGAAATGGACAGAAGCTCAATTTCGGGAGCGATTTCATGCCGGGTAGCTATGTAGTACGCTAGTTTTAGCGTGTTATAGTTCTGCTCAAGTATTTTTAGGTTGTAGTAGTTATAATCGACGACGTCAAACCCATATAAGTCCTTAAGAAATTTAATAGCTTTTCTTGAGCAGCTCTGCTGCGACATACCGACAAGCTCTGAAGGCGATCCTATAAATTTAACACTTTCCGAACGAGAACTAAGTCCACGTATTTGAACGTAGGCTCTTAACTCGTCTTCCGTTGCTGCGTAGATGCCATATTCAGCTACAAGTAGATGGAGTTGTTTAAGTAAATCGTTTAATATAATCTTCAGATTTACCTCCATCGGACATCGCTCGATTTCTGATGCATCTGAAACATGTAAAATATTTAAAGTGACtctataaacaaaaaaaaaagcacTAAAACttaggagagacggtctctcactaagttattgagagaccaatctttcgtaccctttttatttgtatttcgtaccctttttattgttgatcgtgacatgGTAATtccgtacctatttacataataaatgtacccattttatcattaatcatgatttgtacctattttattgcctttagtacCACATTTTCTTAAAATGatacaatggtctctcaataaagcttattaagagaccgtctctcagaagACCTATTCAAAAAAAAGTAAACCAAACCGTAATAGTAAAGCATAAATATGTTACAAGAAGGAATGTTTTTGAAAGTTAATTTTAAAGGATTTGAAAAGAAGTTTTACCCATAGGAAATGATCTTCTGCAAGTACTTTTTACCTATCTGTGAGGCTTTGCTTTGCATTTATAGAAAAATTCTTCTGCATGTTAAATGATGTGGAAGCTTTTTTTTTGGCATCTGTATGACATGTGGAAGGCTTTACACTTTAAGTAAAATGACGTGTTCGAAATAACTATTTTCGAGATAAAGCACATATATGTGTAACGCCATATGGATAACATATGTATCTCTATAACTTTCGTAATAGACCGATGTCTACTAATAGATAAGGTCTCATTTTCATTTCAGATTTATATTTATCACTATAACAAAGAAAATGTGATCCAAATAAATCTGTTTGATGATGTGTATATTATTTTGTCTGTTTacgatataattttttttttccgaataattatttgattaagtatgaatttgcttttattttttcattttagTTGTGAATGCATGTATAGCTCTCCGCATATTCGGGAACACCCATCTCCAAAGCCCTCGGATTCCCTCGACTTGAATGAGTTTTCTTAGGGCATAAGTTGGGCCGGAGTATATGCGCTGTAGACGTTGGCTTGCCCGGGAATCATCAGCTTGTAATCGCACTTTGACTAAATCAGCTGGACTTGCCACCAACTGCAAGCCTTAGGGTATTAACTTAGGTGTTGCTAATCTTTACGTGCGACATTAACACCAAAAGACGATGACATACATATCATCAAATAGGAGACAGATACATCCGCTATCAGAAGACACGTCACTTCAAAAAAGCCTAAACAAACAGTAAAAGAACTCAGAAAAATAAAATTGAGCAAATTATGGGGTAACATATAAAGTCAAGATGTGTTTCTATATTCTTAGAGTTACTGGAACATTAATGTCGTGCAGAACTGAAGAAAACAGTGACAATTTTTATATACAGTTCAAAATTCAAACCAGATTTATTCATCTCTAAACTCAATAATGTACTAAACAAGACAATTGAGCAGTAATATTCAACCACAGCAGTGTTTTCAGTACAGAGCAACGCATCAACGACATTGTATCAGCGAGGAcatggaagaaaatgactaaccTAGCAAATTGTCAAGAGCTAACAAATATTCCTCACGGTTTATCCACAAGCAATCCATTACGTTCAAAAGCAAGGCTACACTATAATTTCTCCACCTCAAATTTTCCTCTTTTCATTCAGGTGATTATCAGCCTACTTGATCTCTACATTTTCCAGTTGCCAGTTTCATTTGGAAAATGCAAGACTCTTTTCAAGGTTCGGACAGTTGTTTGGAGTATTGGATTGGGTGGGATCACCCTAttccctttccttggtctttgtgctaaGAAAGGCAAaaaacaaaggacaacaattgaccgggacggagggagtatgtaaGAGCAAATGGCATTAACATAACATTATCAGAAGACAACTAACTACATCAAACAATCAGAGATCATCATCAACACTCAGATATTCAAAATGTTAAATCCCAGCTCAAATAATCAAAAGCTAGAACAATCAAAACAAAATTAGAGTCTTTTAATAAAGAAGGGTGATACGATAGTTTACTCGTCTTAGACAGATAGagccgtcttaaatgagaatttttgTTTAACATGTTAGCACTCAAATCAAAAACTCGAATCAATCAAAAGAATCAACATTTACAACAAACCCCCGTTTtaatttaagacggttttaaacaAGAAATAGCGAAACTGAATGCCTGAGCAATAACCCCAAATAACCCAGCAACAAAAT from Silene latifolia isolate original U9 population chromosome 5, ASM4854445v1, whole genome shotgun sequence encodes the following:
- the LOC141657546 gene encoding pentatricopeptide repeat-containing protein At2g13420, mitochondrial-like, whose product is MAALHTPRHLLPSLLHFLPKLSLSLSSSSLHSSSSSSSPTTTTKPFLPTLQPCQEADIIANILISHHNPFHAMESSLQLHGISLSSTILLHQTLLRLSHLSKIALAFFNYSLSTPHSSSAIDVTSFDILIDILGKVRQFDVAWQLIFSMPENQTLNLKPRNSTFLILIRRLIAAGLTRQAIRAFDDMPGFTECEGSVSDCVYVMDTLCKYGYVKIAMELFNKWRKTGFEFDVKGYTVLMSGWCKIRRVDMAERLLREMEESGIEVNVVSYNVLLDGICRKSSLHPDERFEGVVRAADKVFDEMRKRGIEPDVTSHSIVLHVCSRAHRPHLCLDRLETMKEKGICPSVVTYTSVVKCLSSCGMLEEAERILNEMVTSGVTPSAVTYNCFFKELRGRKDVEKALALYRRMKKEGLCVPSLHTYNILVQMFVKLNRMEFVEEIWNDMKEAGAGPDLDSYTVLVHGLIEKEKWKEACQYFVQMIEKGFLPQKVTFETLYRGLIQANKLRTWRRLKKKLEEESVSFGSEFEHYHLKPYQR